One region of Wyeomyia smithii strain HCP4-BCI-WySm-NY-G18 chromosome 3, ASM2978416v1, whole genome shotgun sequence genomic DNA includes:
- the LOC129731950 gene encoding exocyst complex component 4 isoform X2, translated as MSGCGLLVSVIKTLDASETNEQREREKQKIEKEFRKTDQRLNQLVSRNDGDLTRVMQLFGKVSTQITSSREKIHVVKENLQTCKQLLRCRREELKKLYTDAVQHKYVLEMLDQINELRRTPQQLASFMGKKHYLHATKLLMSAIEMTEGPLKDVEGLNDLRQDFQNKRQQLYGKLLDELNKHLYVSSTAEVLQNFQRQSSGRNSQYANSTAASPFQRNVLRRSAERMEANTKARKALFEIAQNGYLDVDKSEIIEDTDLLDPDVNSTYFIGIIIECFALLNKVPESIESIRVQMQSELLAIVTRSTYHIITLNQQQQQIQHQPQFGNSTTTTEDTSSEQTIPILELLDVVFKQFKLIANAHQLTLKNYHNVMHRYNLSQVKAYDLIEYWGQAQAVLKLVLTDYLDIQNDSSDELMRAQFTEQTTNINTFFSRRKLQGKKMLFKFDKSSHTALLEPDSGTKEHRRNPSNVSNSAAKDEALNQSLGNGRDLLNSSFSNKQAVVPHGSERKKQERSLVCTPDAALVRQIYLPMMGYIHEIEGFMKCKSGQLCSLNTFLANYVKDAYLARGHNRNLQLTIESLSKTQDAWRSIITPEEMKRLGLTRPLLQNTVLVESRISETKKLILDLPTYSDELLKMVCSLLKTYRETCQAAYRGIVQPETEDKRIYSVAWLKDDDITRFLKSLPNWTDLKTSNIRHKQQSGQKRLIKAEPSEEESPTAVQQRNVREAEMLTSNLGEGGISQQEILSDVGVLKELAILQESMEWFANRITDFANELRKPIVNGMLTGGGSSSSPVVIKDGMIKVLINLALEFEELANTCLLVLHLEVRVQCFHYLKSNPSDKFKPNNPNKNDSLEPDAKVLKLTKVLSDMDEALSLTLHPRKTKYVFEGLAHLASRILVMTANSMEYIDHAGVQRMCRNALALQQTLSSITASREVALDYARSFYEMFYLDPDEILTSIIEKGTQFTEMQYLNALHLVCKNRGITDQNTLVMYQQKLSDVLGTKPALGVTV; from the exons ATG AGCGGCTGCGGCTTGTTGGTTTCGGTGATCAAAACCCTTGATGCCAGTGAAACCAATGAGCAGCGGGAACGAGAGAAGCAGAAAATCGAGAAAGAGTTCCGGAAAACCGATCAGAGGTTGAATCAACTGGTTTCTCGTAACGATGGGGATCTCACACGGGTTATGCAGCTGTTCGGCAAAGTGTCGACACAGATCACCAGCTCCCGGGAAAAAATTCATGTGGTCAAAGAGAACTTGCAAACGTGTAAACAGTTGTTGCGTTGTCGGCGGGAAGAATTGAAAAAGCTCTATACCGATGCTGTGCAGCACAAGTACGTGCTGGAAATGCTGGATCAGATCAACGAACTTCGTAGAACTCCTCAACAATTGGCTTCGTTCATGGGAAAGAAACACTATCTTCATGCAACGAAGCTCCTGATGTCGGCAATTGAAATGACTGAAGGCCCGCTGAAAGACGTGGAAGGGCTGAACGATCTACGGCaggattttcaaaacaaaaggcAACAACTGTACGGAAAACTGCTAGACGAACTGAACAAACATCTGTACGTTTCCAGTACAGCAGAAGTACTACAGAACTTCCAACGGCAGAGTTCAGGTCGAAACAGTCAGTACGCAAACAGTACAGCGGCTTCACCGTTTCAACGGAACGTTTTACGGCGGTCCGCTGAACGAATGGAAGCAAACACGAAGGCTAGAAAAGCATTGTTTGAAATTGCACAGAATG GCTACCTCGATGTCGACAAGAGCGAAATCATCGAAGATACGGACTTACTCGATCCGGATGTCAATTCCACCTATTTCATAGGCATCATCATTGAGTGCTTTGCGTTGCTGAATAAAGTGCCTGAATCGATAGAA TCTATAAGAGTACAAATGCAAAGTGAACTCCTGGCTATTGTTACGAGATCTACTTATCACATTATCACACTAaaccagcagcaacagcagattCAACATCAGCCTCAGTTTGGAAATTCAACGACAACCACTGAAGACACTTCTTCTGAGCAAACCATTCCCATTCTTGAGCTACTGGATGTTGTTTTCAAGCAGTTTAAGCTAATTGCTAATGCCCATCAGTTGACGCTGAAAAACTATCACAACGTAATGCACCGCTATAATCTGTCACAAGTAAAGGCGTACGATTTGATCGAATATTGGGGCCAGGCTCAGGCTGTGTTAAAACTAGTGTTGACCGATTATCTGGATATACAGAATGACAGTAGTGATGAGTTGATGCGAGCGCAGTTCACCGAACAGACGACCAACATCAACACATTCTTCAGCCGCCGCAAGTTacagggtaagaagatgctgTTCAAATTCGACAAGTCTTCCCATACGGCGTTGCTGGAGCCGGACTCTGGCACAAAAGAGCACCGTCGCAATCCATCGAATGTGTCGAATAGTGCGGCCAAAGACGAAGCTCTCAACCAGTCCCTAGGAAATGGCCGAGATTTGTTGAATTCTAGCTTCAGCAATAAACAGGCTGTTGTACCTCACGGTTCGGAACGGAAGAAACAAGAACGATCACTAGTCTGCACGCCAGATGCTGCACTTGTGCGACAGATTTATCTACCGATGATGGGTTATATTCATGAGATAGAAGGATTTATGAAGTGCAAATCAGG ACAATTGTGCAGCTTGAACACTTTTCTGGCTAATTACGTGAAAGATGCTTACTTAGCGAGAGGTCACAACCGTAATCTGCAGCTAACGATCGAATCTTTATCGAAAACACAAGATGCTTGGCGTTCAATTATTACACCGGAGGAGATGAAGCGACTTGGATTGACGAGACCTTTACTGCAAAATACAGTTCTCGTAGAAAGCC GAATCTCTGAAACTAAGAAACTCATTCTTGATCTACCAACATATTCAGATGAACTGCTCAAAATGGTATGTTCACTGTTGAAAACATATCGTGAAACGTGTCAAGCTGCTTACCGGGGTATCGTGCAGCCGGAAACGGAAGACAAACGAATTTACAGTGTAGCGTGGTTGAAAGATGACGACATCACAAGGTTTCTGAA ATCTCTTCCCAATTGGACCGATCTTAAAACGTCCAATATTCGTCATAAGCAGCAATCGGGCCAAAAGCGACTTATCAAGGCGGAACCATCCGAGGAGGAAAGTCCAACGGCCGTTCAGCAGCGGAACGTCCGCGAAGCGGAAATGCTGACCAGCAATTTGGGTGAAGGAGGCATTTCGCAGCAGGAAATTCTCTCGGATGTTGGTGTACTAAAAGAGTTGGCTATCCTGCAGGAAAGTATGGAATGGTTTGCCAACCGGATCACGGACTTCGCTAACGAGTTGCGAAAGCCAATCGTCAATGGAATGTTGACTGGTGGGGGTTCCAGTTCGTCGCCGGTTGTTATCAAAGATGGTATGATTAAGGTGTTGATTAATTTGGCTCTGGAATTTGAAGAGCTGGCCAACACCTGCCTGCTGGTGTTGCATTTAGAGGTACGCGTACAGTGCTTCCACTATCTTAAGTCCAATCCTTCGGATAAGTTCAAGCCGAACAATCCGAACAAGAACGATTCGCTTGAACCGGATGCGAAGGTGCTAAAGCTGACGAAAGTGCTATCCGATATGGATGAAGCACTGAGTTTGACGTTACATCCGAGGAAAACTAAG TATGTGTTCGAAGGTCTAGCTCATTTAGCTTCCCGAATTCTGGTTATGACAGCCAATTCCATGGAGTATATCGACCATGCTGGAGTGCAACGCATGTGTCGTAACGCATTAGCTCTGCAGCAAACACTCAGTAGTATCACCGCTTCTCGGGAAGTGGCACTCGACTATGCTAGGTCCTTTTATGAAATGTTTTACCTTGATCCAGAT GAAATTTTAACCTCAATAATCGAAAAAGGAACGCAATTTACCGAGATGCAGTATCTGAATGCGTTGCATTTGGTCTGCAAAAACCGAGGTATTACTGACCAGAATACTCTGGTCATGTACCAGCAAAAGTTGAGTGACGTTCTCGGAACAAAACCTGCGCTTGGAGTCACTGTTTAA
- the LOC129731950 gene encoding exocyst complex component 4 isoform X1 — protein sequence MDSPPVKPPRAVKYGKETSGCGLLVSVIKTLDASETNEQREREKQKIEKEFRKTDQRLNQLVSRNDGDLTRVMQLFGKVSTQITSSREKIHVVKENLQTCKQLLRCRREELKKLYTDAVQHKYVLEMLDQINELRRTPQQLASFMGKKHYLHATKLLMSAIEMTEGPLKDVEGLNDLRQDFQNKRQQLYGKLLDELNKHLYVSSTAEVLQNFQRQSSGRNSQYANSTAASPFQRNVLRRSAERMEANTKARKALFEIAQNGYLDVDKSEIIEDTDLLDPDVNSTYFIGIIIECFALLNKVPESIESIRVQMQSELLAIVTRSTYHIITLNQQQQQIQHQPQFGNSTTTTEDTSSEQTIPILELLDVVFKQFKLIANAHQLTLKNYHNVMHRYNLSQVKAYDLIEYWGQAQAVLKLVLTDYLDIQNDSSDELMRAQFTEQTTNINTFFSRRKLQGKKMLFKFDKSSHTALLEPDSGTKEHRRNPSNVSNSAAKDEALNQSLGNGRDLLNSSFSNKQAVVPHGSERKKQERSLVCTPDAALVRQIYLPMMGYIHEIEGFMKCKSGQLCSLNTFLANYVKDAYLARGHNRNLQLTIESLSKTQDAWRSIITPEEMKRLGLTRPLLQNTVLVESRISETKKLILDLPTYSDELLKMVCSLLKTYRETCQAAYRGIVQPETEDKRIYSVAWLKDDDITRFLKSLPNWTDLKTSNIRHKQQSGQKRLIKAEPSEEESPTAVQQRNVREAEMLTSNLGEGGISQQEILSDVGVLKELAILQESMEWFANRITDFANELRKPIVNGMLTGGGSSSSPVVIKDGMIKVLINLALEFEELANTCLLVLHLEVRVQCFHYLKSNPSDKFKPNNPNKNDSLEPDAKVLKLTKVLSDMDEALSLTLHPRKTKYVFEGLAHLASRILVMTANSMEYIDHAGVQRMCRNALALQQTLSSITASREVALDYARSFYEMFYLDPDEILTSIIEKGTQFTEMQYLNALHLVCKNRGITDQNTLVMYQQKLSDVLGTKPALGVTV from the exons ATGGATTCTCCGCCCGTAAAACCACCGAGAGCCGTAAAATACGGCAAAGAAACG AGCGGCTGCGGCTTGTTGGTTTCGGTGATCAAAACCCTTGATGCCAGTGAAACCAATGAGCAGCGGGAACGAGAGAAGCAGAAAATCGAGAAAGAGTTCCGGAAAACCGATCAGAGGTTGAATCAACTGGTTTCTCGTAACGATGGGGATCTCACACGGGTTATGCAGCTGTTCGGCAAAGTGTCGACACAGATCACCAGCTCCCGGGAAAAAATTCATGTGGTCAAAGAGAACTTGCAAACGTGTAAACAGTTGTTGCGTTGTCGGCGGGAAGAATTGAAAAAGCTCTATACCGATGCTGTGCAGCACAAGTACGTGCTGGAAATGCTGGATCAGATCAACGAACTTCGTAGAACTCCTCAACAATTGGCTTCGTTCATGGGAAAGAAACACTATCTTCATGCAACGAAGCTCCTGATGTCGGCAATTGAAATGACTGAAGGCCCGCTGAAAGACGTGGAAGGGCTGAACGATCTACGGCaggattttcaaaacaaaaggcAACAACTGTACGGAAAACTGCTAGACGAACTGAACAAACATCTGTACGTTTCCAGTACAGCAGAAGTACTACAGAACTTCCAACGGCAGAGTTCAGGTCGAAACAGTCAGTACGCAAACAGTACAGCGGCTTCACCGTTTCAACGGAACGTTTTACGGCGGTCCGCTGAACGAATGGAAGCAAACACGAAGGCTAGAAAAGCATTGTTTGAAATTGCACAGAATG GCTACCTCGATGTCGACAAGAGCGAAATCATCGAAGATACGGACTTACTCGATCCGGATGTCAATTCCACCTATTTCATAGGCATCATCATTGAGTGCTTTGCGTTGCTGAATAAAGTGCCTGAATCGATAGAA TCTATAAGAGTACAAATGCAAAGTGAACTCCTGGCTATTGTTACGAGATCTACTTATCACATTATCACACTAaaccagcagcaacagcagattCAACATCAGCCTCAGTTTGGAAATTCAACGACAACCACTGAAGACACTTCTTCTGAGCAAACCATTCCCATTCTTGAGCTACTGGATGTTGTTTTCAAGCAGTTTAAGCTAATTGCTAATGCCCATCAGTTGACGCTGAAAAACTATCACAACGTAATGCACCGCTATAATCTGTCACAAGTAAAGGCGTACGATTTGATCGAATATTGGGGCCAGGCTCAGGCTGTGTTAAAACTAGTGTTGACCGATTATCTGGATATACAGAATGACAGTAGTGATGAGTTGATGCGAGCGCAGTTCACCGAACAGACGACCAACATCAACACATTCTTCAGCCGCCGCAAGTTacagggtaagaagatgctgTTCAAATTCGACAAGTCTTCCCATACGGCGTTGCTGGAGCCGGACTCTGGCACAAAAGAGCACCGTCGCAATCCATCGAATGTGTCGAATAGTGCGGCCAAAGACGAAGCTCTCAACCAGTCCCTAGGAAATGGCCGAGATTTGTTGAATTCTAGCTTCAGCAATAAACAGGCTGTTGTACCTCACGGTTCGGAACGGAAGAAACAAGAACGATCACTAGTCTGCACGCCAGATGCTGCACTTGTGCGACAGATTTATCTACCGATGATGGGTTATATTCATGAGATAGAAGGATTTATGAAGTGCAAATCAGG ACAATTGTGCAGCTTGAACACTTTTCTGGCTAATTACGTGAAAGATGCTTACTTAGCGAGAGGTCACAACCGTAATCTGCAGCTAACGATCGAATCTTTATCGAAAACACAAGATGCTTGGCGTTCAATTATTACACCGGAGGAGATGAAGCGACTTGGATTGACGAGACCTTTACTGCAAAATACAGTTCTCGTAGAAAGCC GAATCTCTGAAACTAAGAAACTCATTCTTGATCTACCAACATATTCAGATGAACTGCTCAAAATGGTATGTTCACTGTTGAAAACATATCGTGAAACGTGTCAAGCTGCTTACCGGGGTATCGTGCAGCCGGAAACGGAAGACAAACGAATTTACAGTGTAGCGTGGTTGAAAGATGACGACATCACAAGGTTTCTGAA ATCTCTTCCCAATTGGACCGATCTTAAAACGTCCAATATTCGTCATAAGCAGCAATCGGGCCAAAAGCGACTTATCAAGGCGGAACCATCCGAGGAGGAAAGTCCAACGGCCGTTCAGCAGCGGAACGTCCGCGAAGCGGAAATGCTGACCAGCAATTTGGGTGAAGGAGGCATTTCGCAGCAGGAAATTCTCTCGGATGTTGGTGTACTAAAAGAGTTGGCTATCCTGCAGGAAAGTATGGAATGGTTTGCCAACCGGATCACGGACTTCGCTAACGAGTTGCGAAAGCCAATCGTCAATGGAATGTTGACTGGTGGGGGTTCCAGTTCGTCGCCGGTTGTTATCAAAGATGGTATGATTAAGGTGTTGATTAATTTGGCTCTGGAATTTGAAGAGCTGGCCAACACCTGCCTGCTGGTGTTGCATTTAGAGGTACGCGTACAGTGCTTCCACTATCTTAAGTCCAATCCTTCGGATAAGTTCAAGCCGAACAATCCGAACAAGAACGATTCGCTTGAACCGGATGCGAAGGTGCTAAAGCTGACGAAAGTGCTATCCGATATGGATGAAGCACTGAGTTTGACGTTACATCCGAGGAAAACTAAG TATGTGTTCGAAGGTCTAGCTCATTTAGCTTCCCGAATTCTGGTTATGACAGCCAATTCCATGGAGTATATCGACCATGCTGGAGTGCAACGCATGTGTCGTAACGCATTAGCTCTGCAGCAAACACTCAGTAGTATCACCGCTTCTCGGGAAGTGGCACTCGACTATGCTAGGTCCTTTTATGAAATGTTTTACCTTGATCCAGAT GAAATTTTAACCTCAATAATCGAAAAAGGAACGCAATTTACCGAGATGCAGTATCTGAATGCGTTGCATTTGGTCTGCAAAAACCGAGGTATTACTGACCAGAATACTCTGGTCATGTACCAGCAAAAGTTGAGTGACGTTCTCGGAACAAAACCTGCGCTTGGAGTCACTGTTTAA
- the LOC129731951 gene encoding tubulin alpha-8 chain-like codes for MSFSNRETISVHIGQAGIQLGNAAWELYLLEHRIGKDGQLQEAVEPNNDDANSFCGTFFQRTVTDRYVPRAVLVDTEPSVVDQVRNGEYRQLFHPDNMISGKEDAANNYARGHFHIGKELLDETMEVIRRMAEESNSLQGLFLFHSFGGGTGSGFTSLLARKLADNFSKKSKLEVAIYPSPHICTSVVEPYNSILTTHHSMDFTDCTFLVDNQAIYDICQNKLNVERPTYSNLNRLISQVVSSITASLRFGGALNVDMNEFQTNLVPYPRIHFPLAAFSPLVPVEKANHATMTVSDLTSQLFEPDTQMVKCNLKQGKYIACCLLYRGDVVPKDVNTAIATIKYRRAIRFVDWCPTGFKVGINQKCPIMIPGGDLAPIHRGVSMLASNTAIAEAWQKLNYKFDLMFKKRAFVHWFIGEGMEETTFIEAREDLATLEMDYEEVAKDYDDDAAPQQVDPNEEF; via the exons ATG AGCTTCAGCAATCGGGAAACGATCTCTGTGCATATTGGCCAAGCCGGCATTCAGCTGGGAAATGCCGCTTGGGAGCTGTACCTCTTGGAGCACCGAATTGGAAAAGACGGGCAACTCCAGGAAGCGGTTGAGCCGAATAACGACGATGCGAACAGCTTTTGCGGAACGTTTTTTCAGCGTACCGTTACGGATCGGTACGTTCCACGGGCCGTCCTAGTGGATACCGAACCGAGCGTGGTAGACCAGGTTCGTAATGGTGAATATAGACAACTGTTCCATCCGGATAACATGATAAGTGGGAAGGAGGATGCGGCCAACAATTATGCAAGAGGTCATTTTCATATTGGCAAAGAGCTGTTAGACGAAACAATGGAAGTCATTCGACGCATGGCAGAAGAGTCCAACAGTCTACAAGGGTTGTTCCTGTTCCATTCGTTCGGGGGAGGAACTGGGTCTGGTTTCACCTCCCTTCTGGCACGAAAGCTGGCAGATAATTTTTCTAAAAAGTCCAAACTCGAGGTTGCAATCTATCCATCACCGCATATTTGCACTAGCGTGGTCGAGCCGTACAACTCAATTTTAACGACTCATCATTCGATGGATTTTACTGATTGTACTTTCCTAGTAGACAACCAGGCCATTTACGATATTTGCCAAAATAA ATTAAATGTCGAGCGGCCAACGTACAGTAACTTGAACCGTTTAATCAGCCAAGTTGTCTCCAGTATAACCGCTTCATTACGTTTTGGGGGTGCACTGAATGTCGATATGAACGAATTTCAAACTAATTTAGTACCCTACCCTCGGATTCATTTTCCATTGGCTGCCTTCTCTCCTTTGGTGCCGGTTGAGAAAGCCAATCATGCCA CAATGACCGTTTCGGATCTGACGTCGCAGTTGTTCGAACCAGACACACAGATGGTCAAGTGCAATTTAAAACAAGGTAAATATATTGCTTGCTGTTTGCTGTACCGCGGTGATGTGGTACCAAAGGATGTAAATACGGCTATTGCAACCATTAAGTACCGACGGGCGATTCGGTTCGTCGATTGGTGTCCAACTGGGTTTAAG GTTGGAATAAATCAGAAGTGTCCTATTATGATTCCCGGTGGCGATTTAGCACCCATTCACCGAGGAGTTTCGATGTTGGCTTCCAATACAGCCATTGCCGAAGCGTGGCAGAAGCTTAACTACAAGTTCGACCTGATGTTCAAGAAGCGAGCATTCGTGCACTGGTTCATAGGTGAAGGCATGGAAGAGACCACTTTTATAGAGGCGCGTGAGGACTTGGCAACCCTCGAGATGGACTACGAGGAGGTGGCTAAAGATTACGATG ATGACGCTGCACCCCAGCAGGTTGATCCGAACGAAGAATTTTAA